Proteins encoded by one window of Microplitis demolitor isolate Queensland-Clemson2020A chromosome 6, iyMicDemo2.1a, whole genome shotgun sequence:
- the LOC103573045 gene encoding uncharacterized protein LOC103573045, with protein sequence MKTEELSKQKDVLHQISQASDAIRQKHRMLKLGKDTAEKAMGEIFKPIVRPLQSVVESSEHKIKQEVNKELNDDNSMMINDTEFDDASNYDSIISEESSGTLKETQIFPAVSSTLAKPVSTDLLDTYNNTKHRTSKVKPADDTAANEKELLEKIYKPLQAQQQARKNKFKVGDKVRISKYKHVLKKGYTPNWTTEIFTIKTVQKTKPTTYKLVDYRDKPI encoded by the exons ATGAAGACCGAAGAGCTTTCAAAGCAGAAAGATGTCTTACATCAAATATCTCAGGCTAGTGATGCTATCCGACAGAAGCACAGAATGCTGAAGTTGGGTAAAGACACAGCTGAGAAGGCAATGGGTGAAATCTTTAAGCCTATTGTTAGACCTTTGCAGAGTGTAGTCGAATCGTCTGAGCATAAAATCAAACAAGAAGTCAACAAAGaattaaatgatgataattcaATGATGATTAATGATACAGAATTTGATGATGCCAGTAATTATGATAGTATCATCTCTGAAGAAAGCAGTGGAACTCTGAAAGAAACACAAATATTTCCTGCTGTATCAAGTACTCTTGCTAAGCCAGTtagca CAGACTTATTGGATACTTACAATAATACCAAACATCGAACAAGTAAAGTGAAACCTGCGGATGATACTGCTGCTAATGAAAAAGAACTGctggaaaaaatatacaaacctCTTCAAGCTCAGCAACaagcacgaaaaaataaattcaaagtcgGAGACAAAGTTCGAATCAGCAAGTACAAACATGTGTTAAAAAAAGGTTACACACCCAACTGGAcgactgaaatttttacaattaagacAGTGCAGAAAACGAAGCCGACAACGTATAAGCTCGTAGACTATCGGGATAAACCTATTTAA